In Camelina sativa cultivar DH55 chromosome 13, Cs, whole genome shotgun sequence, the genomic window CGTGTTCGAACGTTTGAGTCTTGTGGATTTTCACCGTGCTAATATGGTGTGTTCGAATTGGAATTCGTGTTCGAAACGATCCTTGGTAAGAAAAATCGGATCACCATGGCTGATTTTGTTTCCAGAGGATGGTGGTTGTGCTCTCTACAACCCTGATGAAGCTAGAGTTTACAGAACCACGAGAGACTTTTCAGGGACTCGGTTCTTAGCAAACTCAGGCAAATGGTTCCTGGTGCTAGATTCTGTTTCCAATCTCTGTATCATTGATGTGTTTAGTGAGAAGAGGATTCATCTTCCACCTCTAGAGTCGTTCAAAGGTGCGCTTTTTAGTCTTGAGCGAGTAGGAGACAAGAGATTCAAGGCGAGCTTGGTTTATGGTAGCAAAGTTTACACCCAGAGGGCTGAGAATCTGAGAGGTCTTTTGTGGGTAGACGAAGAGAAGCAAGAATACGTTGTTGTCTGGTTCTTTGGCTTGGGTGCCCAATATTTAGCTTATTGGAAGAACGGGGAAGATCACCATAGTGAAGTTTCTACACAAATCGATCGCAAGGACTTAAAAGGCTTGTCTGATATTGTACTCCATGGTGGTGGTAACAGTCTTTACGCCTTGAACACTGATCAAGTCGTTCAAAATCTGAAGTTTTCTAGAATAGGAGGTTTCTTTTACGTGGGTGCGTATCCTCTCACAGAGGGAGCAAGATTTAACAATTAACATTGCTGTTACAACATCAGGAACGGTTTTGTTGGTTGAGAGCatttttaacgagacaacaagGCGTAGGAGTTTCCGTCtctacaagaagaagagtaactATTTTCCAGAAATAAATGATCTTATGTACAACTCGAACCGGACTGTTGATGAGGTCTACTCTCCAGGTGATGAGGCCCTGCTTCTTGGTTTGGGTATCACCGTGCCTGCTGACCCTAACCTTGGTCTCGAACCAGACTCTATCTACTTCACCCGTAATGACCGTGCTTGCAAACGTGGCCAAGATTCGTCCCCGGACATCTGTGTATTCAATCTCGCAACAAAGACCCTGAAACGCTTCTCTGGTCTCGGTCTCGAtctctccaacaacaacaacttaaaGCTCAAGGATGCTCGGTGGTTTCTCTCATCTTGAATTTGATTCTCTCTCTGCATTTTTGTTGTTCTCTAAattctcttttgttgttctAGCTAGTCGGGCTTTGAAAAACTATCTTTGGTTTCATTTTGTTCTATAACATTTAGAATTTATAAACTTTGCCATGTGTTCAGCATAACTCAATTTATAAAATGtagtagtattaaaaaaaaaaaaaaaaaaaaaaaaaaNAGGCCTAAGTACAAAAATGGCAGtccatatattaattaatacgAATAAAAACTGCATTagtaaaaacttaaataaattcatttatttCTGTTTATGAAAGACAAAAATAGTTGAATAAAGAATTTATAGATTTCGTTTccttgtaaaaacaaaaaaaaaaatctaaatacagATATAATTAAATAGATCAAAATGGTAAAAGATATGTAAAAAGTGTATTcgaatatattaaatataggaaaattttcataaataccactaaaatatgtttttattctaaaaataccataatttagttttttttccaaaaataccactaaaatgtaaaattttccaaaaataccacataattgaattaaaattctaatactaaaaactaattcctaaattctaaatattaaaccctacccctaaaaactataccctaaaactaaatgtgtcaacccaaatctaaaaaaaaaatctacatccttaaaaatcaattttaggaaaaaaaacttttgtggtatttttgaaaaaaaaaactaaaatgtggtatttttgaaaaaaaaaacatttttagtggtatttaaaggaatttctcttaAATATACTAGTCACACTATATACATTGTACAAACAAATTATCTGAACCATGAACACTGAAcaaatatgttttataataaaaacttgtaaaaaacaaattctcatttattttaaaaactccaTTAAAACAATCTTTCGCACATACCTCTCCTTCTCTCCGCGCCTTTTCATTtcgtcactctctctctctctctctctctctctctctctctctctctctctctctctctctctctctctctttctcattctctttctaAAAATTTCCCGGGAAAGCGTTTTCTCGGAGAAATCATGGATAAGTTTCAGAACCGGTACACGAGATTCGGATTCGTTTCGATTTGTATCGGATCGATCGCGCTCGTTGTATTGTTATCTCGTTGCTCGACTTCGTTCTTCGATTACTCTCTCCAGAAATTCGAATTCTCGTTCCCAGACACTGAGCTTCTCCGAAGAAACGTTTACACTACTAACGCCGGCGTCGTCGTCGATTCTCGCGATGTTTCTCAACAGATCCTCTCTCTCCGATCTACTACTAATTCCTCTGTAACagtaagcttcttcttcaaaatttcTCTCTCTGTAACCGTAAATTTCAAAATTCGAATCTGAGAATTTTCtcgtcatcgtcatcttctCATCTGATTCCGTTCTcgttaaattttcaaaatgttgGATTCAGTTACAGAGTAAACCGGAAAAACTAAACCGGAGAGATTTAGTGGAAGAAGGATTAGCGAAAGCAAGAGCTTCGAttctagaagcttcttcttcttcgaatcgTAACAATACTACTACTACATTGTTCAAAATCGATCTTCCAAACCCAGACATTTATCGTAATCCTTCAGCTTTACATCGGTAAATTC contains:
- the LOC104736550 gene encoding F-box protein At5g25290-like, with product MMDSESQQTTVTQEEDFTSVRGEANVKETKTDKSIKTASSSRWSELPDDVLRSVFERLSLVDFHRANMVCSNWNSCSKRSLVRKIGSPWLILFPEDGGCALYNPDEARVYRTTRDFSGTRFLANSGKWFLVLDSVSNLCIIDVFSEKRIHLPPLESFKGALFSLERVGDKRFKASLVYGSKVYTQRAENLRGLLWVDEEKQEYVVVWFFGLGAQYLAYWKNGEDHHSEVSTQIDRKDLKGLSDIVLHGGGNSLYALNTDQVVQNLKFSRIGGFFYVGAYPLTEGARFNN